One window of the Pseudomonas knackmussii B13 genome contains the following:
- a CDS encoding response regulator: MVSPLGILQRLRMRSRLVIGFGGLLALALFLGLYSIAVQYRQYQQINLIVDKDLIGLAHIQGAQVALADIGQSLRQAVMAADIEGHDQAVKQLQEQKDVLRDEIEQARPLLYRSQALQGMARFEAAYGDYEDQIDQVLALNDQRTASGSTSDQAAISLLSSTRLQRPAEVAQQALVQLVQTKLDGVSLEVNQVSERFRHSVTLTVWLLALGTAVGGLFGVLVSLSIRRPADRLRGTVDALSKGRLDVEIPFQDYPNEIGELARAVTALQSEAQQMADQRWVKTQVATLSSKMQALAESQELGDRILAALAPSLALVRASIHAYDEIHDELLLLGSYAAPADLPQRIRVGEGLVGQCAKQRRPIRLQRSEEELTGADPLAAVIEVLPLIHGERLLGVLMLELFRPLAASQETLLSEFVPLLAMNLEIRERHLQSAQLLEETRSQASLMEQQAVSLQRQTQELESRQQEIQATKAWYQGILESAPDGMLVVDREGRIILANPKLEELFGYASGELLGREVDNLVPDAVRSRHRQLRSGFMAESHSRQMGRSISELHGLRKDGSRFSVEIALAPLPDLLGHGVCVCASVRDISERRAMEAALQESESRLRYILDCSPVSVTFSTQNDIHLANPEFVEVFGLDVGDRADRLYVDPADREAIWACLEAGEQRHERELRLLDRSGNERDVLATYLPIQYQGEFGVLGWLFDITARKQAEAQMRRAKELAEEATRAKSEFLANMSHEIRTPMNVIIGMSSLALKTDLEPRQRNYIQKVHRAAEGLLGIINDILDFSKIEAGMLSVERIEFRLEDVLDQFAGIIGFRAEEKALELLFEVRQDVPTALLGDPLRLGQVLLNLGSNAVKFTERGEIVLGVEALEVSESEVKLHFWVRDSGIGMTAEQCGRMFQSFIQADSSTSRRYGGTGLGLSISRSLVELMHGRIWVESEPGRGSLFHFEARFGMQSAQGPRRMFRADELLRVRALVVDDNAMAREILSGMASSYGLEVDVARDGAEALAFLIDGERRGLPYQLVLVDWKMPGMDGIELVARMRSADFDSLPAVIMVTAFGRDEALEAASQRSVELDSVLTKPVTPSTLLEAISVALGKGSLVERRSSERDNAAAEAMTAVSGSRVLLVEDNELNQELALELLGEAGMQVVLANNGQEALDRLAVDRAFDCILMDCQMPVLDGYAATRAIRQMPELADLPIIAMTANTLVGDRDEALRAGMNDHIGKPIDPPAMFLTLARWIGSRRPREPAAAVPPAEPDDSGMVLPGIDTRAGLATCNGREALYRRLLRRFHGGQGDFAECFRAATGQADDPAAQTRTAHSLRGAAANIGARALAQAALELETACREGAPATGLLEAVLAELGRVQAGLAAYLAAAPGEASAQPAVDAGQTATLLASLRDRLQHSDTSAEDLIARLCEIFAGRPQAPYLREVASAIEAFDYELALERLEQLPG; the protein is encoded by the coding sequence TTTCCCCGCTCGGCATCCTGCAGCGGCTGCGCATGCGCAGCCGCCTGGTTATCGGCTTCGGCGGCCTGCTTGCGCTGGCCCTGTTCCTCGGTCTCTACAGCATCGCGGTGCAATACCGGCAGTACCAGCAGATCAACCTGATCGTCGACAAGGACCTGATCGGCCTGGCGCACATTCAAGGTGCCCAGGTAGCCCTCGCCGATATTGGCCAGAGCCTGCGGCAGGCGGTGATGGCGGCGGATATCGAGGGACACGACCAGGCCGTCAAGCAGCTGCAGGAGCAGAAGGACGTGCTGCGTGACGAGATCGAGCAGGCCCGGCCGCTGCTCTACCGCTCCCAGGCGCTGCAGGGTATGGCCCGCTTCGAGGCCGCCTACGGCGACTACGAGGACCAGATCGACCAGGTCCTGGCGTTGAACGACCAGCGCACGGCGTCGGGCTCGACGAGCGACCAGGCGGCGATCTCGCTGCTGTCGTCCACGCGCCTGCAACGCCCGGCCGAAGTAGCCCAGCAGGCGCTCGTGCAGCTGGTGCAGACCAAGCTGGATGGGGTGAGCCTGGAGGTCAACCAGGTCTCCGAGCGCTTCCGCCACAGCGTGACCCTGACCGTCTGGCTGCTGGCCCTGGGAACGGCTGTCGGGGGGCTGTTCGGGGTGCTGGTCAGCCTGTCGATCCGTCGCCCGGCCGACCGCCTGCGCGGCACGGTGGACGCGCTGAGCAAGGGCCGCCTGGACGTGGAAATCCCGTTCCAGGACTACCCCAACGAGATCGGCGAGCTGGCGCGGGCGGTGACTGCCCTGCAGTCCGAGGCGCAGCAGATGGCCGACCAGCGCTGGGTGAAGACCCAGGTGGCGACCCTTAGCAGCAAGATGCAGGCACTGGCGGAGTCGCAGGAACTGGGCGACCGCATCCTGGCAGCGTTGGCGCCTTCGCTCGCACTGGTACGGGCCAGCATCCACGCCTATGACGAGATCCATGACGAGCTGCTTTTGCTCGGCAGCTACGCCGCGCCGGCCGATCTGCCGCAGCGCATTCGCGTGGGCGAAGGGCTGGTCGGGCAATGTGCGAAGCAGCGCCGGCCGATCCGCCTGCAACGCTCGGAGGAAGAGCTGACGGGTGCCGACCCGCTGGCCGCGGTCATCGAGGTCTTGCCGCTGATCCACGGCGAGCGCCTGCTCGGCGTGCTGATGCTGGAGCTGTTCCGTCCGCTGGCCGCCAGTCAGGAAACCCTGTTGAGCGAGTTCGTCCCGCTGCTGGCGATGAACCTGGAAATCCGCGAGCGCCATCTGCAGAGCGCGCAATTGCTGGAAGAAACCCGCAGCCAGGCGAGCCTCATGGAGCAGCAGGCGGTGAGCCTGCAACGCCAGACCCAGGAGTTGGAGTCGCGCCAGCAAGAGATCCAGGCCACCAAGGCCTGGTACCAGGGCATCCTCGAGTCGGCGCCAGACGGCATGCTGGTGGTCGACCGCGAGGGCCGGATCATCCTGGCCAACCCGAAGCTGGAAGAACTGTTCGGCTACGCCAGCGGTGAGCTGCTCGGGCGTGAAGTCGACAACCTGGTGCCCGACGCCGTTCGCTCGCGCCATCGGCAGCTGCGCAGCGGCTTCATGGCGGAAAGCCATAGCCGCCAGATGGGCCGCTCGATCAGCGAGCTGCATGGCCTGCGCAAGGACGGCAGCCGATTCTCGGTGGAGATTGCCCTGGCGCCTTTGCCGGATTTGCTCGGCCATGGCGTCTGCGTGTGCGCCTCGGTGCGCGATATCAGCGAGCGCCGGGCGATGGAGGCGGCACTGCAGGAAAGCGAATCGCGCCTGCGCTATATCCTCGATTGCAGCCCGGTCAGCGTGACCTTCTCGACGCAGAACGACATCCACCTGGCCAACCCGGAGTTCGTCGAGGTGTTCGGCCTGGACGTCGGCGATCGCGCGGATCGGTTGTACGTCGATCCTGCCGATCGCGAGGCAATCTGGGCTTGCCTTGAGGCCGGCGAACAACGCCACGAGCGCGAGCTGCGCCTGCTCGACCGCAGCGGCAACGAGCGCGACGTGCTGGCGACCTACCTGCCGATTCAGTACCAGGGCGAGTTCGGCGTGCTCGGCTGGTTGTTCGACATCACCGCGCGCAAGCAGGCCGAGGCGCAGATGCGTCGCGCCAAGGAACTGGCCGAGGAGGCGACCCGCGCCAAGAGCGAGTTCCTCGCCAACATGAGCCACGAGATCCGCACGCCGATGAACGTGATCATCGGCATGAGCAGCCTGGCGCTGAAAACCGACCTGGAGCCGCGCCAGCGCAATTACATCCAGAAGGTCCACCGCGCCGCCGAGGGGCTGCTGGGGATCATCAACGACATCCTCGACTTCTCGAAGATCGAGGCTGGCATGCTCAGCGTCGAGCGCATCGAGTTCCGCCTGGAGGATGTGCTCGACCAGTTCGCCGGCATCATCGGCTTCCGCGCCGAGGAGAAAGCCCTGGAACTGCTCTTCGAGGTACGCCAGGACGTGCCGACCGCGCTGCTCGGCGACCCGCTGCGCCTGGGCCAGGTGCTGCTGAACCTGGGCAGCAACGCGGTGAAGTTCACCGAGCGCGGCGAGATCGTCCTGGGCGTCGAGGCGCTGGAAGTGTCCGAGAGCGAGGTGAAGCTGCATTTCTGGGTCCGCGACAGTGGCATCGGCATGACCGCCGAGCAGTGCGGGCGGATGTTCCAGTCGTTCATCCAGGCCGATTCCTCGACCTCCCGCCGCTACGGCGGCACGGGTCTTGGATTGTCGATCTCGCGCAGCCTGGTGGAGCTCATGCACGGGCGCATCTGGGTCGAGAGCGAGCCGGGCAGGGGCTCGCTATTCCACTTCGAGGCGCGCTTCGGGATGCAGTCCGCGCAAGGGCCGCGACGGATGTTCCGCGCCGATGAGTTGCTGCGTGTGCGCGCCCTGGTGGTCGACGACAACGCCATGGCCCGCGAGATTCTGTCGGGCATGGCCAGCAGCTATGGGCTGGAGGTGGACGTCGCACGCGACGGAGCAGAGGCCCTGGCCTTCCTGATCGACGGCGAGCGCCGTGGCCTGCCGTACCAGTTGGTGCTGGTCGACTGGAAGATGCCGGGCATGGACGGCATCGAGCTGGTGGCACGCATGCGGTCGGCCGATTTCGACAGCTTGCCGGCGGTGATCATGGTCACCGCCTTCGGCCGCGACGAGGCGCTGGAAGCGGCGTCGCAACGCAGCGTCGAACTGGATTCGGTGCTGACCAAGCCGGTCACGCCCTCGACCCTGCTGGAGGCGATCAGCGTCGCCCTGGGCAAGGGCAGCCTGGTCGAGCGACGCAGCAGCGAGCGCGACAACGCCGCGGCCGAGGCGATGACCGCTGTTTCCGGCAGCCGGGTGCTGCTGGTGGAGGACAACGAGCTCAACCAGGAGCTGGCCCTGGAGTTGCTTGGCGAGGCCGGCATGCAAGTGGTGCTGGCGAACAATGGCCAGGAGGCGCTGGATCGGCTGGCCGTCGATCGCGCGTTCGACTGCATCCTCATGGATTGCCAGATGCCGGTGCTCGACGGCTACGCGGCCACCCGCGCGATCCGCCAGATGCCGGAACTGGCGGACCTGCCGATCATCGCCATGACCGCCAACACCCTGGTGGGCGACCGCGACGAGGCGTTGCGCGCCGGGATGAACGACCACATCGGCAAGCCGATCGATCCGCCGGCGATGTTCCTCACCCTGGCGCGCTGGATTGGCTCAAGGCGCCCACGAGAGCCTGCTGCGGCTGTCCCGCCAGCGGAGCCTGACGATTCCGGCATGGTGCTGCCGGGTATCGATACGCGCGCGGGCCTGGCCACCTGCAATGGACGCGAAGCGCTGTACCGGCGTCTGCTGCGGCGCTTCCACGGCGGACAGGGCGATTTCGCCGAGTGCTTCCGGGCGGCGACGGGGCAGGCCGATGACCCCGCTGCCCAGACGCGCACTGCCCATTCGTTGCGCGGGGCGGCTGCCAACATCGGAGCGCGGGCGCTGGCGCAGGCTGCTCTGGAACTGGAAACCGCGTGCCGAGAAGGTGCTCCGGCGACGGGCTTGCTGGAAGCGGTGCTGGCCGAGCTGGGAAGGGTGCAGGCGGGGCTCGCCGCTTACCTTGCCGCAGCGCCAGGCGAGGCGTCGGCACAGCCAGCTGTCGATGCCGGGCAGACCGCGACCCTGCTGGCCAGCCTGCGCGACCGACTGCAGCACAGCGACACCAGCGCCGAAGACCTTATCGCCCGCCTGTGCGAGATCTTCGCAGGCCGCCCGCAGGCGCCGTACCTGCGCGAGGTAGCGTCGGCCATCGAGGCCTTCGATTACGAACTGGCGTTGGAACGGCTGGAGCAGTTGCCCGGCTAG
- the paaZ gene encoding phenylacetic acid degradation bifunctional protein PaaZ, whose product MAQEPILQSFIGGRWIGQHGAQALRSALNGQLVAQTHEESLDFAEAVAHARQQGLAELMAMDFQQRAQRLKALALYLMERKEQLYEISRHTGATRADSWIDIEGGAGTLFAYAGVGGRELPSGNVVHEGPAIPLGKTGKFAGSHILVPRGGIAVHINAFNFPIWGMLEKFAPSFLAGMPCIVKPATATSYVTEAAVRVMHESGLLPAGSLQLIIGGTGDLLDRLQGQDIVTFTGSADTAAKLRVNPNLIRNSVPFNAEADSLNCAILAPDVTPDDEEFDLFVKEVAREMTTKAGQKCTAIRRAIVPAKHIDAVAERLRDRLAKVVVGDPTVEGVKMGALASHAQQADVAERVEALLKSSDLLFGAKDGFAPRGEGVNEGAFFAPTLLRSRDPHAEGGAHDIEAFGPVSTLMGYDDIDEAIALAARGKGSLVASLITRDPQVAAKVVPAMGALHGRLHILDRESAAESTGHGSPPPGVKHGGPGRAGGGEELGGLRAVKHYLQRTAVQGSPTMLMAVTGEYVRGAKVYETEVHPFRRYFDDLQIGESLLTHRRTVTEADLVNFGCLSGDHFYMHFDELAAKDSQFGKRIAHGYFVLSAAAGLFVSPGVGPVLANYGLDTLRFINPVGIGDTIQARLTCKRKIDQGKKSPKGEPQGVVAWDVEVTNQNGELVASYDILTLVLKRA is encoded by the coding sequence ATGGCCCAAGAGCCCATCCTGCAGAGTTTCATCGGCGGCCGCTGGATCGGCCAGCACGGCGCCCAGGCGCTGCGTAGCGCACTCAACGGCCAGTTGGTCGCGCAGACCCACGAAGAGTCCCTGGACTTCGCCGAAGCCGTGGCCCACGCCCGCCAGCAAGGCCTGGCCGAGCTCATGGCCATGGACTTCCAGCAGCGCGCCCAGCGCCTGAAGGCCCTGGCGCTGTACCTGATGGAGCGCAAGGAACAGCTCTACGAGATTTCCCGCCACACCGGCGCCACCCGCGCCGACAGCTGGATCGACATCGAAGGCGGCGCCGGCACCCTGTTCGCCTACGCCGGCGTCGGCGGCCGCGAGCTGCCCTCGGGCAACGTGGTCCACGAAGGCCCGGCGATACCGCTGGGCAAGACCGGCAAGTTCGCCGGCAGCCACATCCTGGTCCCGCGCGGCGGCATCGCCGTGCACATCAACGCCTTCAACTTCCCGATCTGGGGCATGCTCGAGAAGTTCGCACCGAGCTTCCTCGCCGGCATGCCCTGTATCGTCAAGCCGGCCACGGCCACCAGCTACGTGACCGAAGCCGCCGTGCGCGTCATGCACGAGTCCGGCCTGCTCCCGGCTGGCAGCCTGCAGCTGATCATCGGCGGCACGGGCGACCTGCTGGACCGCCTGCAAGGCCAGGACATCGTCACCTTTACCGGCTCCGCCGACACCGCCGCCAAGCTGCGCGTGAACCCCAACCTGATCCGCAACTCGGTGCCCTTCAACGCCGAGGCCGACTCGCTGAACTGCGCCATACTCGCGCCGGACGTCACCCCGGACGACGAAGAATTCGACCTCTTCGTCAAGGAAGTGGCCCGCGAGATGACCACCAAGGCCGGGCAGAAATGCACCGCCATCCGACGCGCCATCGTCCCCGCCAAGCACATCGACGCCGTTGCCGAACGCCTGCGCGATCGCCTGGCCAAGGTCGTGGTCGGCGACCCTACGGTGGAAGGCGTGAAGATGGGGGCGCTGGCCTCCCACGCCCAACAGGCCGACGTCGCCGAGCGCGTCGAGGCCCTGCTGAAATCCAGCGATCTTCTGTTTGGCGCGAAGGATGGTTTCGCCCCGCGCGGCGAAGGCGTGAACGAAGGCGCCTTCTTCGCCCCGACCCTGCTGCGCAGCCGAGATCCGCACGCCGAAGGCGGTGCCCACGACATCGAGGCCTTTGGCCCGGTCAGCACCCTGATGGGCTACGACGACATCGACGAAGCCATCGCCCTGGCCGCGCGCGGCAAAGGCAGCCTGGTAGCCAGCCTGATTACCCGTGATCCGCAAGTGGCGGCCAAAGTGGTTCCGGCCATGGGCGCGCTGCATGGCCGCCTGCACATCCTCGACCGCGAGTCTGCCGCCGAGTCCACCGGCCACGGCTCCCCCCCGCCCGGGGTCAAGCACGGCGGCCCGGGTCGCGCCGGCGGTGGCGAAGAACTGGGCGGCCTGCGCGCCGTCAAGCACTACCTGCAACGCACCGCGGTGCAGGGTTCGCCGACCATGCTGATGGCCGTCACTGGCGAATACGTGCGCGGCGCCAAGGTCTACGAGACCGAAGTGCATCCGTTCCGCCGCTACTTCGACGACCTGCAGATCGGCGAGTCGCTGCTGACCCACCGCCGCACCGTCACCGAAGCCGACCTGGTCAACTTCGGCTGCCTGTCGGGCGACCACTTCTACATGCACTTCGACGAGCTGGCGGCGAAAGACTCGCAGTTCGGCAAGCGCATCGCCCACGGCTACTTCGTGCTCTCCGCGGCCGCCGGCCTGTTCGTCTCCCCCGGCGTCGGCCCGGTGCTGGCCAACTACGGCCTGGACACCCTGCGCTTCATCAATCCGGTGGGCATCGGCGACACCATCCAGGCCCGCCTGACCTGCAAGCGCAAGATCGACCAGGGCAAGAAGAGCCCCAAGGGCGAGCCGCAAGGCGTGGTCGCCTGGGACGTGGAAGTCACCAACCAGAATGGCGAGCTGGTAGCCAGCTACGACATCCTGACCCTGGTGCTCAAGCGCGCCTGA
- the paaE gene encoding 1,2-phenylacetyl-CoA epoxidase subunit PaaE — MSKFHSLKIKEVRPETRDAVSILFEVPTDLADSFRFTQGQHLVMRTQMDGEEVRRSYSICSGVNDGELRVAIKRVAGGRFSAYANDSLKAGASLEVMPPSGHFHVELDPARHGNYLAVAAGSGITPILSIVKTTLETEPHSRVTLIYGNRSSNAAMFREQLEDLKNRYLQRLNLIFVFSREQQDVDLYNGRIDADKCGQLFSRWIDVKHLDAAFICGPQAMTETVRDQLKGNGMPAERIHFELFAAAGSESKREARQAAAATDSGKSQVTVISDGRELSFELARNSVSVLDAGNAQGAELPYSCKAGVCSTCKCKVVSGEVEMDSNFALEDYEVAAGYVLSCQAFPISDKVVLDFDQL; from the coding sequence ATGAGCAAGTTCCACAGCCTGAAAATCAAGGAAGTGCGCCCGGAGACCCGCGATGCGGTGTCCATCCTCTTCGAGGTGCCGACGGACCTGGCCGACAGCTTCCGCTTCACCCAGGGCCAGCACCTGGTGATGCGCACCCAGATGGACGGCGAGGAAGTGCGCCGCTCCTACTCCATCTGCAGCGGCGTCAACGACGGCGAGCTGCGCGTGGCGATCAAGCGCGTGGCCGGCGGCCGCTTCTCGGCCTACGCCAACGATTCGCTCAAGGCCGGCGCCAGCCTGGAAGTGATGCCGCCGTCCGGCCACTTCCACGTCGAACTGGACCCGGCGCGCCACGGCAACTACCTGGCGGTGGCCGCCGGCAGCGGCATCACGCCGATCCTGTCGATCGTCAAGACCACCCTGGAAACGGAGCCGCACAGCCGCGTCACCCTGATCTACGGCAACCGCTCGAGCAACGCGGCGATGTTCCGCGAGCAACTGGAAGACCTGAAGAACCGCTACCTGCAGCGCCTGAACCTGATCTTCGTGTTCAGCCGCGAGCAGCAGGACGTGGACCTGTACAACGGCCGCATCGACGCCGACAAGTGCGGCCAGCTGTTTAGCCGCTGGATCGACGTCAAGCACCTCGACGCCGCCTTCATCTGCGGCCCGCAGGCGATGACCGAGACCGTGCGCGACCAGCTCAAGGGCAACGGCATGCCGGCCGAACGCATCCACTTCGAGCTGTTCGCCGCCGCCGGCAGCGAAAGCAAGCGCGAAGCCCGCCAGGCCGCCGCCGCGACCGACAGCGGCAAGAGCCAGGTCACCGTGATCAGCGATGGTCGCGAGCTGTCCTTCGAGCTGGCCCGCAACAGCGTCAGCGTGCTCGACGCCGGCAACGCCCAGGGCGCCGAACTGCCCTACTCCTGCAAGGCCGGCGTGTGCTCGACCTGCAAGTGCAAGGTGGTTTCGGGCGAGGTGGAGATGGACAGCAACTTCGCCCTGGAAGACTACGAAGTGGCGGCCGGCTACGTGCTGTCCTGCCAGGCCTTCCCGATCAGCGACAAGGTGGTGCTGGACTTCGACCAGCTCTGA
- the paaD gene encoding 1,2-phenylacetyl-CoA epoxidase subunit PaaD, whose amino-acid sequence MRPGELIASDRGARAGSADDLSQAWSVLGQVMDPEVPVVSVVDLGIVRGLDWRDGHLHVVVTPTYSGCPATEVIEQDIQHALEHAGFAAPQLERRLDPAWTTDWISEHGREALRAYGIAPPAGSTSKRSLLGESPEVCCPQCGSAHTEQLSQFGSTACKALYRCIDCREPFDYFKCI is encoded by the coding sequence ATGCGACCTGGTGAGCTGATCGCCAGCGACCGTGGCGCGCGCGCAGGCTCCGCTGACGACCTCAGCCAGGCCTGGAGCGTGCTCGGCCAGGTGATGGACCCGGAAGTGCCGGTGGTCAGCGTCGTCGACCTCGGCATCGTCCGCGGCCTCGACTGGCGGGACGGGCACCTGCACGTGGTGGTCACCCCCACCTACTCCGGCTGCCCGGCCACCGAGGTGATCGAACAGGACATCCAGCACGCCCTGGAGCACGCCGGCTTCGCCGCGCCGCAACTGGAGCGCCGCCTGGACCCGGCCTGGACCACCGACTGGATCAGCGAGCACGGCCGCGAAGCGCTGCGCGCCTACGGCATAGCACCGCCGGCCGGCAGCACCAGCAAGCGCAGCCTGCTCGGCGAGAGCCCGGAAGTGTGCTGCCCGCAATGCGGCAGCGCGCACACCGAGCAGCTGAGCCAGTTTGGCTCGACCGCCTGCAAAGCGCTGTACCGCTGCATCGACTGCCGCGAACCATTCGACTATTTCAAGTGCATCTAG
- the paaC gene encoding 1,2-phenylacetyl-CoA epoxidase subunit PaaC: protein MNPNNDKIEYLLRLADSALIQGQRLCEWCGRAPALEEELALMNVGLDLVGQARNWYEYAVELLDDGRDADQLAFRRDERAFRNLLLVEQPNGDFAVTMTKQFLYDAWHFHVLRALSDSSDARIAAIAAKGLKEVTYHLRRSGEWVERLGDGTEESHKRMLAAIPQVWRFTVEMTNADDVEQRLFAEGVAPNPEELAAAWRAKVADIFASATLPLPEPAVNFYLSGRRGLHTEHLGILLAEMQFLQRAYPDATW from the coding sequence ATGAACCCGAACAACGACAAGATCGAATACCTGCTGCGCCTCGCCGACAGCGCCCTGATCCAGGGCCAGCGTCTGTGCGAATGGTGCGGCCGCGCCCCGGCGCTCGAAGAAGAACTGGCGCTGATGAACGTCGGCCTCGACCTCGTCGGCCAGGCGCGCAACTGGTACGAGTACGCCGTGGAGCTGCTGGATGACGGCCGCGACGCCGACCAGTTGGCCTTCCGCCGCGACGAGCGCGCCTTCCGCAACCTGCTCCTGGTCGAGCAGCCCAACGGCGACTTCGCCGTGACCATGACCAAGCAGTTCCTCTACGACGCCTGGCACTTCCACGTGCTGCGCGCCCTGAGCGACTCCAGCGACGCGCGCATCGCCGCCATCGCCGCCAAGGGCCTGAAGGAAGTCACCTACCACCTGCGTCGCTCCGGCGAGTGGGTCGAGCGCCTGGGCGATGGCACCGAGGAAAGCCACAAGCGCATGCTCGCGGCCATCCCGCAGGTGTGGCGATTCACCGTCGAAATGACCAATGCCGACGACGTCGAGCAGCGCCTGTTCGCCGAGGGCGTAGCGCCGAATCCGGAAGAACTGGCCGCCGCCTGGCGCGCCAAGGTCGCCGACATCTTCGCCAGCGCCACCCTGCCGCTGCCGGAGCCCGCGGTGAACTTCTACCTCAGCGGCCGCCGCGGCCTCCACACCGAGCACCTGGGCATTCTCCTGGCCGAGATGCAATTCCTTCAGCGAGCCTACCCCGATGCGACCTGGTGA
- the paaB gene encoding 1,2-phenylacetyl-CoA epoxidase subunit PaaB → MAEWTLFEVFVRSKHGLNHKHVGSVHAADAAMAIENARELYTRRNEGVSLWVVPSALITASSPDEKDPLFDPAQDKVYRHASFYELPPEVGHM, encoded by the coding sequence ATGGCTGAATGGACCCTTTTCGAAGTCTTCGTGCGCAGCAAGCACGGCCTGAACCACAAGCATGTCGGCAGCGTCCACGCCGCCGATGCCGCCATGGCCATCGAGAACGCCCGCGAGCTCTACACCCGCCGCAATGAAGGCGTGAGCCTCTGGGTCGTGCCCTCGGCGCTGATCACCGCCTCTTCGCCGGACGAGAAAGACCCGCTGTTCGACCCGGCTCAGGACAAGGTCTACCGCCACGCCAGCTTCTACGAGCTGCCGCCCGAAGTCGGCCACATGTGA
- the paaA gene encoding 1,2-phenylacetyl-CoA epoxidase subunit PaaA, translating into MYAQLVETGVKRVKALDEMSAEERAFQEKIDAEIKIEAKNWMPDAYRQTLIRQISQHAHSEIVGMLPEGNWVTRAPTLKRKLQLMAKIQDEAGHGLYLYSAMETLGADRDEEIAKLHSGKAKYSSIFNYPTLNWADMGAVGWLVDGAAIVNQVVLQRTSYGPYSRAMIRICKEESFHQRQGYEILLTMMRHGTQAQKDMVQDAINRLWWPALMMFGPSDEHSPNSAQSMAWKIKRQSNDELRQRFIDQTVPQLELLGCTAPDPHLKWNEERGHYDFGEIQWEEFYEVLKGNGPCNAERVATRRNAIESGAWVREAAVAHARKKQQKRDAA; encoded by the coding sequence ATGTACGCACAACTGGTTGAGACCGGCGTGAAGCGCGTCAAGGCGCTGGACGAGATGTCCGCCGAGGAGCGCGCCTTCCAGGAGAAGATCGACGCCGAGATCAAGATCGAGGCGAAGAACTGGATGCCCGACGCCTACCGCCAGACCCTGATCCGGCAGATCTCCCAGCACGCCCACTCGGAAATCGTCGGCATGCTGCCCGAAGGCAACTGGGTGACCCGCGCACCGACCTTGAAGCGCAAGCTGCAGCTGATGGCGAAGATCCAGGACGAAGCCGGCCACGGCCTGTACCTGTACAGCGCCATGGAGACCCTGGGTGCCGACCGCGACGAGGAAATCGCCAAGCTGCATTCGGGCAAGGCCAAGTACTCCAGCATCTTCAACTACCCGACGTTGAACTGGGCCGACATGGGCGCGGTGGGCTGGCTGGTGGATGGCGCCGCGATCGTCAACCAGGTGGTGCTGCAGCGCACCTCCTACGGCCCCTACTCCCGCGCCATGATCCGTATCTGCAAGGAAGAGAGCTTCCACCAGCGCCAGGGCTACGAAATCCTCCTGACCATGATGCGCCACGGCACCCAGGCGCAGAAGGACATGGTCCAGGACGCCATCAACCGCCTCTGGTGGCCGGCGCTGATGATGTTCGGCCCGAGCGACGAGCATTCCCCCAACAGCGCCCAGTCCATGGCCTGGAAGATCAAGCGGCAGAGCAACGACGAACTGCGCCAGCGCTTCATCGACCAGACCGTGCCGCAACTGGAGCTGCTCGGCTGCACCGCCCCCGATCCGCACCTGAAGTGGAACGAGGAACGCGGCCACTACGATTTCGGCGAGATCCAGTGGGAAGAGTTCTACGAGGTGCTCAAGGGCAATGGCCCGTGCAATGCCGAGCGCGTCGCCACCCGCCGCAACGCCATCGAGAGTGGCGCCTGGGTCCGCGAAGCCGCGGTCGCCCACGCCCGCAAAAAACAACAGAAACGTGACGCTGCCTGA
- a CDS encoding DUF1428 domain-containing protein codes for MNYIVGFVLAVPTAKREEYTRLARSAAGVFREHGALNVVECWGDDVPEGKLTSFPMAVKRQEDETVVFSWITWPSREARDVGMQKAMEDKRLWPEGQTMPFDGKRMIYGGFQVILDH; via the coding sequence ATGAACTACATCGTTGGCTTCGTCCTCGCCGTGCCCACCGCCAAGCGCGAGGAGTACACCCGGCTGGCCCGCTCAGCGGCGGGCGTGTTCAGGGAGCATGGCGCGCTGAATGTCGTCGAGTGCTGGGGCGATGACGTGCCCGAGGGCAAGCTCACTTCCTTCCCCATGGCCGTGAAGCGCCAGGAGGACGAGACGGTGGTGTTCTCCTGGATTACCTGGCCCTCGCGCGAGGCTCGTGATGTCGGCATGCAGAAGGCCATGGAGGACAAGCGCCTATGGCCCGAGGGCCAGACGATGCCCTTTGACGGCAAGCGCATGATCTATGGCGGCTTCCAGGTGATCCTCGACCATTGA